DNA from Chryseomicrobium sp. FSL W7-1435:
ACTGCTTCATTTGTGTGCTTGGATAAATTTTTTCGCCTTTTTTCTTAAGGTGTCCCAGGATTAAACCGGTTTCTACCCAGTTCTCTAGAAGTTCACGATCTTTTACGCCGGCCCCAACAGTACCAGTATGTTGCAATTCATCAAAGAAATTCATGCGGTAACCAATATAGGCGTGCCATGTAGGTAAAAAACCTTCGTTTTGTTTCATCCATTTTCGAGCTTCCCAAACGCGTTTCCATTGTCTAACCATACCGTCCACTCCTCGCTTTATTAGAAAACGACCTAGGGATCTAGGTCGTTTCAGAAAGACAGAAGCAGACAGCGGTTTAGTTCTGTGCTTCTATCTCATTTGTTAAGTTTTCAAGTTCTTCAATAAGTTCACCAATATAGGCAATTGTGTCGCGAAGTGGTTTTTCTGTTGTAATATCTACACCAGCCATTTTAGCAAGTTCAGCAGGTTTCTTCGTGCCGCCTGCTTGTAGAACTTTTAACCACTCATCAACAGCAGGTTGACCTTCTTCTAAAATACGTTTTGAAACTTGAGTGGAAATTGTCAGTCCTGCACTATACGTATATGGATAAAGACCCATGTAATAGTGTGGTTGACGCATCCATGTCAGTTCAGCGCCTTCTGTCACATCGACAGCATCGCCCCAGAACTGTTCAAGAGTTTCACGTTTCAGTTTGTTTAATGTGCCTGCATTTACATTATTCCCTGAATCCACTAGTTCATAAACCTTTCTTTGGTAATCTGCTTCTAATAAATGTGTGACGAAATTGTGATAATACGTACGAGCTACGATTGATGAAATCACCCAGCGCTTAAACTGTGGATCGTTCGATGTACCTAGCAAGTGGTTGGCCATCAGCATCTCATTCATTGTAGAAGGAGCTTCAATGAAGTACAGTGATGGGCGAGAGTTAAACGTGTTTTGATGTTTATGCGCATTATAGAAATGACCTGCATGACCAAGTTCGTGTGCAAGTACAAAAACTTCGTTCATTTTGCTTGACCATGAAATCAAGATGTATGGATGATAGCCATAAGGACTTGAACAGAAAGCACCTGTTGATTTGCCTTTGTTATTAGCAAAATCAGTCCAGCGCTCATCGAACGAACGGTTCACCATATCGATGTAATCTTCGCCCATAATGCCAAGTGCATCTTGCATGTATTTACGAGATTCTTCAATTGTTACTTCTGGCTCGTAGCTTGGATCAAGTGAAATCTTTAAATCGGCAAATGTCATTTTATCTAAACCATGTGCACGTTGTAGAAGTTTTGCATACTTGCGCATATGTGGCGCTAATTCGTTCATGATTAAATCGATTTGACGGTCGTACAGGGTACGGTCCACTTCTTGATTGAACAATAAGTAATCAAATACGCTGTCATAGCCGCGAAGGTCTGCCATCGTTTTTTCACGTTGGATGTGCATATCGTAAGTTTTAGCAGTTGTGTGTTGATACTGACGAAGTTTTTCAGAAAACGCAGTAAAAGCAGCTCGACGAACTTCTGTGTTGTTCTCTGTTTCTAATTCATTTTCAAATGCTACATAACTCAATCCGTGCTGTTCACCATTTGCTTCAAAATCAGCAAAATTCATATCGACCATTTTTGTCGTATTGTAAAGTTCATAGGGCCCGTCAAAAACGGTAGACAGGGCAGCCAAAGTCTTTTCTACTTCTGGATGCAGTTGATGTGGTTTCGCACGAAGCAGTTCCTCTAAATAATGGCTATAATCGTCTGATTTATTCTTAGCTTCTGTAAGAGTATCTTCTGAAAGAACAAGAAGTTCACTTTCTAAGAACGCCATTTGGCT
Protein-coding regions in this window:
- the pepF gene encoding oligoendopeptidase F, translating into MSLPNRKEVPVEQTWDLTHLFSTEADYEAAISDLKESVKQFESTYKGSLSSADDVVNAVAAYEAIYKKIIPIGTYASLALSVDQTNVEAQMRASKFGSISAQLGSQMAFLESELLVLSEDTLTEAKNKSDDYSHYLEELLRAKPHQLHPEVEKTLAALSTVFDGPYELYNTTKMVDMNFADFEANGEQHGLSYVAFENELETENNTEVRRAAFTAFSEKLRQYQHTTAKTYDMHIQREKTMADLRGYDSVFDYLLFNQEVDRTLYDRQIDLIMNELAPHMRKYAKLLQRAHGLDKMTFADLKISLDPSYEPEVTIEESRKYMQDALGIMGEDYIDMVNRSFDERWTDFANNKGKSTGAFCSSPYGYHPYILISWSSKMNEVFVLAHELGHAGHFYNAHKHQNTFNSRPSLYFIEAPSTMNEMLMANHLLGTSNDPQFKRWVISSIVARTYYHNFVTHLLEADYQRKVYELVDSGNNVNAGTLNKLKRETLEQFWGDAVDVTEGAELTWMRQPHYYMGLYPYTYSAGLTISTQVSKRILEEGQPAVDEWLKVLQAGGTKKPAELAKMAGVDITTEKPLRDTIAYIGELIEELENLTNEIEAQN